The Faecalibacterium sp. I3-3-89 sequence GATGGTGCCGTCGCCGCCGATGGTCAGGATAACATCGGTACGCGGGAGGCACTCTTCCAGCGGAAGGTACTGCACCCCATCGGCGCAGCAGGTCTCGTTCAGGTCATCCCGCATCAGGACGGTGGCCCCCTGCATCAGCAGGAGCTGTGCTGCCCGCTGGGCGGTGGCCACCGCCTGCTCTTTGCCGGGGTTTGGCGAAATGTAAACGGTCATATGACGTCTCCCAGCCGATTTATTTGTCCAGCGAGCTATGGCTTGCGGCCACGACCTGCTCGGCGACGGAATCATCCAGCACGCCGGGCTGCTCACTCTTCTGGACGAACATCAGATACTCGATGTTCCCCTCCGGGCCTTTGACTGGGCTGAAATCCAACCCCCGCACAACGAAGCCGTTTGCGGCGGCATAGCCCATGGCGTTGTGCAGCACCTCGCGGTGGGTGGCAGGGTCACGGACGACACCGTTTTTGCCCACCTTCTCACGGCCTGCCTCGAACTGGGGCTTGACCAGACAGACGCCCATCGCGTCCGGCGTCGTGATGGCCTGCGCCACCGGAAAGATGTGATGCAGCGAGATAAAAGACACGTCTACGCTGAAGAACTCCACTGGCTCGGCCAGCATATCCGGCGTGACATTGCGGATGTTGGTCCGCTCCATATTCACGACACGCTCGTCGGTGCGCAGGCTCCATGCCAGCTGGCCGTATCCCACATCCACAGCATAGACCTTGACGGCACCGTTCTGCAGCATACAGTCGGTAAAGCCGCCCGTGGACGCACCAATGTCCATACAGACCTTGCCGCGGGGGGTCAGCGGGAAACACTGCATCGCCTTTTCCAGCTTGAGTCCGCCCCGGCTGACGTATCCGATGTCGTGGCCGCGCACCTCGACCTTGGCATCTTCCTTTATCATCTCACCAGCCTTGTCCACCTTCTGCTCGTTGACGAAGACGACACCGGCCATGATGAGAGCCTTGGCGCGCTCACGGCTCTGGATCATACCGTGCTGCACCAGATATTGGTCCAAACGAATTTTCAAAGTGTTTTCTCTCCTTTCGGGTCTGCCGCCTGCACGGCCTCGGCCAGATGCACCGCATCCAGCCCGGTCGCCTGCTTGATCTGGGGCACCGTCGCGTGGGGCAGGCTCAGCTCCCTCACCGCGCGGTGGATGTACCGGCCGCACCAGCCTGCATCCTGCAGAGCGCGGGCCAGATGTTCGCCGATGCCACCGCAGGCTGCGCACTCTTCTGCCATCAGGACGATGGAGTAGGCTGAAAGCTCCTGCACCAGCTCTTTCCCGAACGGAAAGATGCGGACCAGCTTATACACATCGCAGGGGACACCCTCTTTTGCCAGCAGCTCTGCGGCGGCAAGGGCATCCTCCACCTCATCCGCATAGCTCACCAGCGCAGTCTTTGCACCCGGCAGAGAGACGAGCTTGTCGTACTCCCTGCCCGTGCAGCCGTATCCGGCCAAGACCTTGCTCTCGCCGCCGCGGGGGTAGCGGATGGCCCGAGGCCCCTGCATCTCATGCCGCAGCAGGATGGCCAGCCAGTACCGCAGCTCCTCATAGTTCGAGGGCGAGTAGATGGGCATTCCGACCTGACTGAGGAAGGTCGGGTCGTAGATGCCCTGATGGGTCTCCCCATCGCCGGGCACAAAACCTGCGCGGTCAACGGCAAAGACAACATTCTCCCGCAGCAGGCTGACATCGTGGATGATCTGGTCATAGCTGCGCTGCAGGAAGGTCGAATAGATGCAGACCACCGGCAGCATCCCCTTGCTGGCAAGGCCGGCGGCGAAGGTCACGGCGTGTTGCTCAGCCATCCCGACGTCAAAGAAGCGCTCCGGGTGGGCGTGGCTGAAAAATTGCAGACCAGTGCCATATTTCATCGCCGCCGTGATGGCACAGAGGGTATCGTCCGCATCTCCGGCCTCACTGAGCGCACGGCCAAAGGCATTCGAGAACGACTCCGCC is a genomic window containing:
- the dxs gene encoding 1-deoxy-D-xylulose-5-phosphate synthase — protein: MHPSLLQNISQPSDLKRLNSAQIQQLCGEIRQFLLDSVSKTGGHLASNLGAVELTVALHRIFETPRDAFVFDVGHQCYTHKLLTGRYKRFGTLRQLDGLSGFPNPNESVHDAFIAGHGNTALSVAIGIAWAKKLKGEPGHVVAIIGDGAFTGGMVYEGMNNIGKLDNLMVILNDNKMSISHNVGALAGYLGHLRTTTRYFTAKENVNSFLSGVPLVGAPIKTALQNSKKVVRRAMYHSTIFEDMGFHYFGLIDGHNEPELERILQTVCAQPGPTLLHVVTKKGKGYAPAESNPGNYHGVSKFDLAGIPDPEIAPAESFSNAFGRALSEAGDADDTLCAITAAMKYGTGLQFFSHAHPERFFDVGMAEQHAVTFAAGLASKGMLPVVCIYSTFLQRSYDQIIHDVSLLRENVVFAVDRAGFVPGDGETHQGIYDPTFLSQVGMPIYSPSNYEELRYWLAILLRHEMQGPRAIRYPRGGESKVLAGYGCTGREYDKLVSLPGAKTALVSYADEVEDALAAAELLAKEGVPCDVYKLVRIFPFGKELVQELSAYSIVLMAEECAACGGIGEHLARALQDAGWCGRYIHRAVRELSLPHATVPQIKQATGLDAVHLAEAVQAADPKGEKTL
- a CDS encoding TlyA family RNA methyltransferase, with protein sequence MKIRLDQYLVQHGMIQSRERAKALIMAGVVFVNEQKVDKAGEMIKEDAKVEVRGHDIGYVSRGGLKLEKAMQCFPLTPRGKVCMDIGASTGGFTDCMLQNGAVKVYAVDVGYGQLAWSLRTDERVVNMERTNIRNVTPDMLAEPVEFFSVDVSFISLHHIFPVAQAITTPDAMGVCLVKPQFEAGREKVGKNGVVRDPATHREVLHNAMGYAAANGFVVRGLDFSPVKGPEGNIEYLMFVQKSEQPGVLDDSVAEQVVAASHSSLDK